The following nucleotide sequence is from Deltaproteobacteria bacterium.
CCTGTGTGCTCGGTTACTCCATGGGCGGACGAATCGGACTCCAGTTTGCGTTGAAATATCCTGAAATGGTTACGGGGCTGGTCTTCGCCAACAGCGGCGTTATGTTGCCAGACATACAGCCTTCGCCTGAACAGATCGCCGAGATGATGGAACGCCGGGAGCAGATGATGGATTTGATAGAAACCGATGATATCGAGGCGATCGCTGACGCCATGGCTGAGCGTTCTCTTTCACCCGGCTTCAAGGACAAGGAGCCAGCTACATTTCAAAGATACAAAGAAGTCAAGCTGCAAAATAATCCCAAGCCATACCTTCCAATTATGCAGGCCATGACCGAGGCTATGGCCAACCCGCCGGACCTGACCCAATTGAGATGCCCGGCTTTAATTATCGCTGGGGAGCATGATAGCTTTATGGCCGTGGATGTAGCTAGCTCGATGGAAAAAGCCATCAAGGACGCGACGGTAAAAATCCTGCCGACAGGACATGCCGCTGCCATTGAAGCGCCGGAGGAATTCAACAAGGCCGTGCTTGGTTTCATGAACAGTTTGTAACGGTCAGTACGACCGATTTTTTTTGGCGGTTAGGATAGAATTTTTTTATCGGCTCTTCTCTATAATAAGAGACTCCTATGCGTTTTATACCGGCCATGATGTCTTCTTCAAAAGGGACTGGACCTGCCTGGTGGTTTTTATTTCGTGAAGACAAGCTTCTGGCCAAACAGCAGGATGGAGTCACCGCCATCCTGTATCTTACTGACCTGGCCGCATTAAACCTGAAGCCAATACGCACCCAATACCTGGGTAAACTTAACGGCAGCCCGTGCTATTCAGGGGAATTAGACCATGATGCGGCGGCGCCTTCCGGAATGACCTTTTTAGGGCTGCGGCGTCTGTTTGAACAGGTTGAACAGGATTTATTTAACATAGCCGGTCGTGCTTTTCAGATCGTTAAGTGGGATCAAACACATCAGTATTGCAGCAGATGCGGCGCGCCTACCGAAACCAAAAGCGACGAGAGAG
It contains:
- a CDS encoding alpha/beta fold hydrolase; the encoded protein is CVLGYSMGGRIGLQFALKYPEMVTGLVFANSGVMLPDIQPSPEQIAEMMERREQMMDLIETDDIEAIADAMAERSLSPGFKDKEPATFQRYKEVKLQNNPKPYLPIMQAMTEAMANPPDLTQLRCPALIIAGEHDSFMAVDVASSMEKAIKDATVKILPTGHAAAIEAPEEFNKAVLGFMNSL